From the genome of Elusimicrobiota bacterium, one region includes:
- a CDS encoding DUF2723 domain-containing protein has translation MTASRILSSVLFLMAFAFYLSGLCGTIPAYRDSGDLIASIHTLGIAHPPGYALYILLGKCLSGLIPFSQPAYRANLLSALAGAGAVALGGVVILVFYRRVASDASRWGIALCAVVAALLFGSTPAMVELARVSEMYAVVALFAAGILGGLLAGTPEAYRVSWFLLGLGLAIHPVLIFLLPVFFLLPGTLAVIARSEATKQSVLSDRSPRSPKNWRPRDDGNGLFLLSLLGFLLGASVFLFLPIRSAQSPWMNWGDPSTWRNFWRVLLRADYGGLKLHPEQSILSWTPETLATQILYFVRLFRQEWGISGLLAGVLGGLAALRPCPGRRPLAMLSLAWLLSGPCFFVLSNLPVQEPTTPAILQPYLVIPNLVWAFLVTGGCLVFLRRNRWVAALAVLCLVSESAFTLTRVSHRSDFYTYDYGLDVMRSLPLGAVVFDPDDPTSFTLHALQTTEGRRRDLVLLNFFRTRWGYEQIRRRWPELLPGVPIDNAQDLQRIFWEYSIRQRPFFVELPQKLGGLPYEAQGLVYAVKPSAPAAVRSRGEALLHLYRRRGDFKTVHHPDFYTRHLLGYYAAAYSNLGIANAGAGRLADAVAHYKVALWIDPELAAAYNNWAVVAHGRRDFARAIDLYQKAIELEPANASFRRNLELVPRQSN, from the coding sequence ATGACGGCTTCTCGTATCCTTTCATCGGTTCTTTTTCTGATGGCCTTCGCGTTTTACCTCAGCGGTCTCTGCGGAACCATCCCTGCCTATCGCGACTCCGGTGATCTGATCGCTTCCATCCATACGCTTGGAATTGCGCATCCTCCGGGGTATGCGTTGTATATCCTTCTCGGGAAATGTCTCAGCGGGCTTATCCCGTTTAGTCAGCCCGCCTATCGAGCGAATCTTCTGAGCGCTTTGGCCGGCGCCGGGGCGGTGGCTCTGGGGGGAGTGGTGATTCTTGTTTTCTACCGGCGGGTCGCGTCAGACGCCAGCCGATGGGGAATCGCCCTTTGCGCCGTAGTCGCCGCGCTTCTTTTTGGCAGTACGCCGGCGATGGTTGAACTGGCCCGCGTGTCGGAGATGTATGCCGTCGTGGCCCTGTTTGCCGCCGGGATTCTGGGCGGCCTCCTGGCGGGCACCCCGGAAGCCTACCGGGTCTCCTGGTTTTTGTTGGGTTTGGGTTTAGCCATCCATCCGGTTCTGATTTTCCTGTTGCCGGTATTCTTTTTACTCCCGGGTACCTTGGCTGTCATTGCGAGGAGCGAAGCGACGAAGCAATCTGTCTTGAGTGACAGATCGCCACGGTCGCCAAAAAACTGGCGACCTCGCGATGACGGCAATGGTCTTTTCCTGTTGAGCCTCCTTGGATTTCTCCTCGGGGCATCGGTTTTTCTTTTCCTGCCCATTCGTTCGGCGCAGTCCCCCTGGATGAATTGGGGCGATCCTTCCACGTGGCGGAATTTCTGGCGCGTTCTCCTGCGGGCGGATTATGGCGGGTTAAAACTGCATCCGGAGCAAAGCATTTTGTCCTGGACACCGGAAACTCTGGCCACGCAGATCCTGTATTTTGTGCGGCTGTTTCGTCAGGAGTGGGGAATCTCCGGTCTTCTTGCCGGGGTTCTGGGAGGACTCGCGGCGCTGCGCCCTTGTCCTGGACGTCGCCCTCTGGCGATGCTTTCTCTGGCCTGGCTGTTGAGCGGGCCCTGTTTCTTTGTCCTGTCGAACCTTCCGGTTCAGGAACCCACCACCCCGGCGATTCTTCAGCCGTATCTCGTCATCCCCAATCTTGTCTGGGCGTTTCTGGTGACCGGCGGATGTCTTGTTTTCCTTCGCCGAAACCGCTGGGTCGCGGCGCTTGCGGTTCTGTGTCTGGTCAGCGAGTCGGCTTTCACGTTAACCCGGGTATCGCACCGCTCTGATTTTTATACCTATGACTATGGCCTGGATGTGATGCGCTCCTTGCCGCTTGGAGCGGTGGTGTTTGATCCGGATGATCCCACGTCGTTTACCCTTCATGCCCTTCAAACCACGGAAGGCCGCCGCCGGGATCTGGTGCTCTTGAATTTTTTCAGGACCCGGTGGGGTTATGAGCAAATCCGCCGGCGATGGCCGGAGCTGCTTCCCGGGGTGCCCATCGACAATGCGCAAGACCTGCAACGCATTTTCTGGGAGTATTCCATCCGTCAACGCCCGTTTTTTGTGGAACTTCCACAAAAACTGGGGGGTCTGCCATACGAGGCACAGGGGCTCGTCTATGCCGTCAAACCCTCGGCCCCTGCGGCGGTTCGCTCACGCGGGGAGGCTCTGCTGCATCTTTACCGTCGTCGCGGGGATTTTAAGACCGTTCATCACCCGGATTTCTATACCCGGCACCTCCTGGGATACTATGCGGCGGCTTACAGTAATCTGGGGATAGCCAATGCCGGGGCCGGGCGTTTGGCTGACGCTGTTGCGCATTACAAGGTTGCCCTCTGGATCGATCCGGAGCTGGCCGCGGCCTACAATAACTGGGCGGTTGTCGCGCATGGCCGCCGGGATTTCGCCCGTGCGATTGACCTCTATCAAAAGGCCATCGAGCTGGAGCCCGCCAACGCTTCCTTCCGCCGCAACCTGGAATTGGTGCCCCGCCAGTCAAATTGA
- the def gene encoding peptide deformylase, with protein sequence MSLLTIVKYGDPVLRKKTELVPQLDEKLRQTLEDMFRTMYVAPGIGLAANQVGISRCFAVIDLHADGTHRPLVIINPVIEERSGTLCEEEGCLSVPGFSARVKRAAKVRVRALNEHGLPVVIEGEGLLARCLQHEIDHLHGKLYIDHLPLVSRLRLKHAIQKRSKQGLF encoded by the coding sequence ATGTCTCTCCTCACAATTGTCAAATATGGCGACCCTGTCCTTCGCAAGAAGACGGAGCTTGTTCCTCAGCTGGATGAGAAACTCCGTCAGACCCTTGAAGACATGTTCCGCACCATGTATGTGGCCCCGGGGATTGGTCTGGCCGCCAATCAGGTCGGGATTTCCCGGTGCTTTGCCGTGATCGATCTTCACGCGGATGGCACACACCGGCCTCTGGTGATTATTAACCCCGTGATCGAGGAGCGTTCCGGGACGTTGTGTGAAGAGGAAGGGTGTCTGTCGGTCCCCGGTTTTTCCGCCCGCGTGAAGCGCGCGGCCAAAGTGCGGGTTCGCGCGTTGAACGAGCACGGCCTGCCCGTAGTGATCGAAGGCGAAGGGCTCTTGGCCCGCTGTCTTCAGCATGAGATCGACCACCTTCATGGCAAACTCTATATCGACCACCTGCCGCTGGTTTCGCGGCTCCGCCTCAAACACGCCATCCAAAAACGTTCGAAGCAAGGCCTGTTCTAA
- a CDS encoding CopG family transcriptional regulator → MKQKKVKAISSAEFDQKFDQGVDISPYVDFDQAIIVKRVNVDFPDWMIKRLDREAAKLNISRQAVIKMWISDRLSHPPRAA, encoded by the coding sequence ATGAAACAGAAAAAAGTCAAAGCGATTAGTTCGGCGGAATTTGATCAGAAGTTTGATCAGGGGGTGGACATATCCCCTTATGTGGATTTCGATCAGGCCATCATTGTTAAACGGGTTAATGTTGATTTCCCGGATTGGATGATCAAGCGGCTGGACCGGGAAGCGGCGAAACTGAATATCTCCCGGCAAGCGGTGATCAAGATGTGGATCTCCGACCGTCTTTCTCATCCTCCTCGAGCGGCCTGA
- the fmt gene encoding methionyl-tRNA formyltransferase, giving the protein MKTLFLGTPAIAVPFLERLHQQTSIQSVITNPDQPAGRGYEVKSSPVKEAALRLGLPLLQPEKAGEPGFQNAVRQMSPDFGLAVAYGKLLPKSLLEIPKHGFLNVHFSLLPAYRGAAPIQWALINGETKTGVTLFWLDEGMDTGPVFLQRELPILPEDDAESLREKLVALGLDVLDEAIRELSLGRQTAVPQAGPASKAPMLKKEDGRIDWSRPAQAILNQLRGMTPWPGIYATVDQGGRSIRLKVLKGERVQAGEEGPVGAVTRLDSGEGFVIKCNGGSLKVLHVQPEGKKSMSAWDFWQGARLKVGDHFR; this is encoded by the coding sequence ATGAAAACTCTTTTCCTGGGAACGCCAGCGATCGCTGTCCCCTTTCTCGAGAGGCTCCATCAACAGACCTCGATCCAGTCCGTGATCACCAATCCCGATCAGCCGGCCGGGCGCGGCTACGAGGTGAAATCTTCTCCGGTTAAGGAAGCGGCGCTGCGCCTGGGGTTACCGTTGCTTCAGCCGGAGAAAGCCGGAGAGCCTGGATTCCAGAATGCGGTGCGTCAGATGTCCCCTGATTTCGGCCTGGCAGTGGCCTACGGGAAACTCCTGCCGAAAAGCCTGCTGGAAATCCCGAAGCATGGTTTTCTGAACGTCCACTTTTCGCTCCTCCCGGCTTATCGCGGGGCGGCTCCCATCCAGTGGGCGCTGATTAACGGTGAAACCAAAACCGGTGTAACGCTTTTCTGGCTGGATGAAGGAATGGACACCGGGCCGGTTTTTCTTCAGAGGGAACTTCCGATCCTTCCAGAGGACGATGCGGAATCCCTGCGCGAGAAGCTGGTCGCTCTGGGGTTGGACGTTCTCGATGAGGCCATCCGGGAATTAAGCCTGGGCCGCCAAACCGCTGTGCCCCAGGCCGGCCCGGCATCGAAAGCCCCGATGCTCAAAAAAGAGGATGGGCGTATCGATTGGTCTCGCCCGGCTCAGGCGATCCTGAACCAGTTGCGAGGCATGACCCCCTGGCCTGGGATCTATGCGACGGTTGATCAGGGCGGACGTTCGATTCGACTGAAGGTCCTGAAGGGGGAGAGGGTTCAAGCCGGCGAAGAAGGGCCGGTTGGGGCGGTCACCCGCCTTGATAGTGGAGAGGGCTTCGTTATAAAATGTAATGGAGGTTCCTTGAAGGTTTTGCACGTCCAGCCCGAAGGTAAAAAATCAATGTCCGCATGGGATTTCTGGCAGGGCGCGCGTCTAAAAGTCGGCGATCATTTCAGGTGA
- the htpX gene encoding zinc metalloprotease HtpX produces MNALKTFLLLSGLMALFLFIGQAVGGRAGMQYAFLLACAMNIFSYWFSDKMVLAMYRAKPVTETEAPELLRIVRGLAQKANIPMPRVYLIDSPVPNAFATGRNPAHAAVAATTGILERLNERELAGVIGHELSHVFHRDILISTIAATIAGAIMMLSNMVRWGMMFGGYGGRDRQERGGGLEMLVVVLLAPLAATLIQLAVSRSREYDADRGGADLTQDPLSLASALQKIASDNTNARVPLTTSPATAHLWIANPLRGGGLMSLFSTHPPTAERVRRLEAMASTASSQKVPRVIY; encoded by the coding sequence ATGAACGCATTAAAAACATTCTTGTTGTTGAGCGGGCTGATGGCGCTCTTTCTATTCATTGGACAGGCTGTCGGGGGCCGCGCCGGCATGCAGTATGCCTTTCTTCTGGCGTGCGCGATGAATATCTTCTCTTACTGGTTTTCCGACAAGATGGTTCTGGCCATGTATCGCGCCAAGCCGGTGACCGAGACCGAGGCGCCGGAGCTGCTCCGGATTGTCCGGGGATTGGCTCAAAAGGCCAATATCCCGATGCCGCGGGTCTATCTGATCGATTCTCCTGTTCCCAATGCGTTTGCCACGGGGCGCAACCCGGCGCACGCCGCGGTGGCGGCCACGACCGGCATTCTGGAACGGCTGAATGAGCGTGAGCTGGCGGGCGTGATCGGGCATGAGCTCTCCCATGTTTTCCATCGCGATATCCTTATCTCGACGATCGCGGCGACGATCGCCGGCGCCATCATGATGCTGTCGAACATGGTTCGCTGGGGGATGATGTTCGGCGGTTACGGCGGCCGTGACCGTCAAGAGCGCGGGGGCGGACTCGAGATGCTGGTGGTGGTTCTGCTGGCGCCCCTGGCCGCGACGTTGATCCAATTGGCGGTGTCGCGCAGCCGCGAATATGACGCGGACCGCGGGGGAGCTGATCTCACGCAGGACCCCCTCTCCCTGGCCAGCGCCCTGCAGAAAATTGCGTCGGATAACACCAATGCCCGGGTTCCGCTCACCACAAGCCCCGCGACCGCGCATTTGTGGATCGCCAACCCGCTGCGCGGCGGAGGATTGATGTCTCTCTTTTCCACACATCCCCCGACGGCGGAGCGCGTTCGCCGGCTGGAAGCGATGGCGTCAACAGCGTCCTCTCAGAAAGTTCCTCGCGTAATCTATTGA
- the rlmN gene encoding 23S rRNA (adenine(2503)-C(2))-methyltransferase RlmN, which yields MKTPKTFLDVPSDDFLDFLKKHQAPLFRGKQVYEWFFKKRAASFQEMSDLPAALRGLLEENYRLHPLVLRRKDESRLDGTIRYFFRGHDGAEISTVYLQEKDRLSLCLSSQVGCSYRCSFCATGQVPFKRQLSAAEILDQILLIERDQNRKPTNLLFMGMGEPLANFVQVVQAIRWITSPAGLAMSPSRITLSTTGLAPQIVRLADEGIKVQLAISLHAVRDDLRVKLMPISGKIGVRSVIKAARYYAYKTRADVTFEYILLEGVNDRLIDAVRLSYLTKKFENKVNLIPCNPVPGLPYEKPSTESVMRFQSWLRERGVPVFVRKPKGLDVGSACGQLGPAS from the coding sequence TTGAAAACCCCCAAAACGTTTCTGGACGTTCCCTCTGATGATTTCCTGGATTTTCTGAAGAAACATCAGGCGCCTCTCTTTCGCGGGAAGCAGGTGTATGAGTGGTTTTTTAAAAAGCGGGCGGCCAGTTTCCAGGAGATGTCCGACCTGCCCGCGGCCCTGCGCGGCCTTCTTGAAGAGAATTACCGCCTGCATCCCCTGGTTTTACGGCGGAAAGACGAATCGCGGCTGGATGGGACCATCCGTTATTTCTTCCGTGGACACGATGGGGCGGAGATTTCAACGGTTTATCTGCAGGAAAAAGACCGTCTTTCACTTTGTCTTTCCTCGCAGGTGGGATGTTCTTACCGGTGTTCTTTTTGCGCTACCGGGCAGGTCCCATTCAAACGGCAGTTAAGCGCCGCCGAGATCCTTGACCAGATCCTGCTCATTGAACGCGATCAAAACCGGAAACCGACGAATCTGCTGTTCATGGGAATGGGAGAACCGCTGGCTAATTTTGTGCAGGTCGTTCAGGCCATCCGCTGGATCACGTCTCCGGCCGGACTGGCGATGAGTCCTTCCCGTATCACGCTCTCGACGACGGGCCTCGCTCCCCAGATTGTCCGCCTGGCGGATGAAGGGATCAAGGTCCAATTGGCCATTTCCCTGCACGCGGTTCGGGATGATCTGCGCGTCAAGCTGATGCCGATTTCCGGGAAGATCGGGGTGCGCTCCGTGATCAAGGCCGCCAGGTACTATGCGTATAAAACCCGTGCGGATGTGACGTTTGAGTACATTCTCCTGGAGGGGGTCAATGACCGATTGATCGATGCGGTGCGGCTGTCATACCTCACCAAAAAATTTGAAAATAAAGTGAACCTGATCCCCTGCAATCCCGTGCCCGGCCTTCCGTATGAAAAGCCATCGACTGAATCGGTGATGCGGTTCCAAAGCTGGCTTCGCGAGCGGGGGGTTCCTGTTTTTGTCCGCAAGCCCAAGGGGCTCGATGTCGGATCCGCCTGCGGCCAGCTCGGCCCGGCGTCCTGA
- a CDS encoding PASTA domain-containing protein — MFRGILQRPIVKFFLPWMTLGLVLGMAYITFDWAVGAVIHYRRVVMTPDLSGKSVMESLNLLGPSHLGLTKEGEQFDKRYPAGTIVRQNPPPGTMVREGRLIHIMLSQGGETLFVPDLLGQPLRNAQTTLQNVGLSLGEVEHRPSLRFEKDQVMSSDPPSGTVVSKNALVSFVVSDGSPAGDVLLMPDFAGKNVAEARQWASARQIGFSMREESDLGRAPGEITMQAPAADSPIRPGDTLTVVVNSATSAVGANGSPIYFEVPQGSSDRDIKIFVIDETGEHEVFRRAQAPGSRIDLTVQPQGRAKARIFVNGIMVEEQELH, encoded by the coding sequence ATGTTTAGAGGAATCCTGCAAAGACCGATCGTTAAATTCTTCCTTCCTTGGATGACTCTGGGGTTGGTACTGGGAATGGCCTACATCACGTTTGACTGGGCGGTGGGGGCTGTGATTCATTACCGGCGGGTGGTGATGACGCCGGACCTTTCCGGGAAAAGTGTGATGGAATCGCTGAACCTGCTGGGGCCTTCGCATCTGGGGCTGACCAAGGAAGGCGAACAGTTTGATAAACGCTATCCCGCCGGGACCATTGTCCGGCAAAATCCGCCCCCGGGAACGATGGTGCGCGAAGGGCGCCTGATTCATATCATGCTCAGCCAAGGGGGGGAAACGTTGTTTGTTCCCGATCTCCTTGGACAACCGCTTCGCAACGCGCAGACCACTTTGCAGAATGTGGGCTTGAGTCTTGGCGAAGTCGAACACCGTCCGTCGCTTCGTTTTGAAAAAGACCAGGTCATGTCGTCGGACCCGCCGTCCGGAACCGTCGTCTCCAAGAATGCCCTGGTCAGCTTTGTGGTTTCCGACGGATCTCCAGCCGGGGATGTCCTGTTGATGCCGGATTTTGCGGGGAAAAATGTCGCGGAAGCCCGGCAGTGGGCTTCGGCGAGGCAGATCGGGTTCTCGATGCGGGAAGAGAGCGATTTAGGGCGTGCTCCCGGCGAAATTACGATGCAGGCGCCGGCCGCGGATTCGCCGATTCGTCCCGGGGATACCCTGACTGTTGTGGTGAATTCAGCGACTAGCGCGGTTGGCGCGAACGGGTCTCCGATCTATTTTGAAGTTCCACAGGGTTCCAGCGACCGAGATATCAAAATATTTGTCATCGATGAAACGGGGGAACACGAAGTTTTCCGGCGGGCCCAGGCCCCGGGTTCCCGAATTGACCTGACCGTCCAGCCCCAAGGCCGCGCCAAAGCCCGGATCTTTGTGAACGGGATCATGGTCGAAGAGCAGGAGCTGCATTAA
- the rpe gene encoding ribulose-phosphate 3-epimerase, with the protein MAKPPSSLPCHIVPSVLSADFAHLSRDVRRIQQAGAQSVQIDVMDGHFVPNITVGPLVVEALKRETSIFLDVHLMIENPLQYIGVFAKAGADLLTVHWEACPEPRDVIREIKKLGVQAGLAIRPKTSADVLVPLLSDLDLVLVMTVEPGFGGQVFMPEMLEKVRLLRRLIGFDRPRCQIQVDGGIGPKTARLAAEAGATSLVAGNAIFGASDAAVAFKELQRLVDLSSQTQVK; encoded by the coding sequence ATGGCGAAACCGCCCTCATCGCTCCCGTGTCATATCGTCCCATCGGTTCTTTCGGCTGATTTTGCGCATCTGTCCCGGGATGTCCGGAGGATCCAGCAAGCCGGAGCTCAATCCGTGCAAATTGACGTCATGGACGGTCATTTTGTGCCGAACATTACGGTTGGGCCGCTGGTTGTGGAAGCCTTGAAACGGGAAACATCCATTTTCCTGGATGTCCATCTGATGATTGAGAATCCCCTTCAATATATTGGCGTGTTTGCCAAAGCGGGTGCTGATCTTTTGACGGTCCATTGGGAAGCCTGTCCGGAGCCTCGCGACGTGATCCGCGAGATCAAGAAACTGGGTGTCCAGGCGGGCCTGGCGATCCGGCCCAAGACATCCGCCGACGTTCTGGTTCCCTTGCTGAGTGATTTGGATTTAGTCCTGGTCATGACGGTGGAGCCGGGGTTTGGCGGCCAGGTGTTTATGCCGGAGATGCTGGAGAAGGTGCGGCTGCTTCGCCGGTTGATTGGTTTTGACCGTCCCCGCTGCCAGATTCAAGTCGACGGGGGAATCGGGCCGAAGACCGCGCGTTTAGCGGCTGAAGCCGGGGCCACGTCGCTCGTAGCCGGGAACGCCATTTTTGGAGCGTCGGATGCGGCGGTCGCCTTCAAAGAATTGCAGCGCTTGGTTGACTTATCGTCTCAAACGCAGGTAAAATAG
- the rpsP gene encoding 30S ribosomal protein S16, translated as MVRIRFQREGKPGQAYYRLVAVDRRAKRDGRPIETIGTYNPRLEKDKLTVNEERLKYWHQKGALPSETVKNLLVASGAWKRLSA; from the coding sequence ATGGTTCGAATACGCTTTCAAAGAGAAGGTAAACCCGGCCAGGCTTATTACCGGCTCGTGGCTGTTGACCGCCGGGCCAAACGGGACGGACGTCCGATCGAGACGATCGGCACTTACAACCCCCGTCTTGAAAAAGACAAACTGACGGTAAATGAAGAACGCTTGAAATATTGGCATCAGAAGGGCGCGTTGCCGAGTGAAACCGTAAAAAATCTTCTGGTGGCGTCGGGGGCCTGGAAGCGTTTATCCGCTTAA
- a CDS encoding PRC-barrel domain-containing protein encodes MSVFKVQDLAQCQVFTMQGECLGRVVDVLPSGGNDIFVVQHETREILIPALKSVVRVVDLDRKRIEVELPAGLREIYESKATPPA; translated from the coding sequence GTGTCTGTTTTTAAGGTTCAGGATCTGGCCCAGTGTCAGGTCTTTACCATGCAGGGCGAGTGCCTGGGAAGGGTCGTGGATGTCCTGCCCTCGGGCGGCAATGACATTTTTGTGGTGCAGCACGAAACGCGCGAGATTCTAATCCCGGCCCTCAAAAGCGTGGTGCGTGTCGTGGACCTGGACCGCAAGCGGATCGAGGTAGAGTTGCCTGCGGGCTTGCGCGAAATCTATGAAAGCAAAGCAACACCGCCGGCTTGA
- the trmD gene encoding tRNA (guanosine(37)-N1)-methyltransferase TrmD — MKAKQHRRLDILTLFPSMFDGPLTESLMGRARANGLIDLRIHDLRVFSTDPRHFKVDDRPYGGGAGMVLQAEPIYRALKRVRASAGRGRKRPKPYVVYLSPQGRVLNQKVAHALSRRSWIVLLCGHYEGVDERILRWVDEEISIGDYVLTGGELPAMVLADTVLRLVPGVVKERESIQKDSFQDGLLDYPHFTRPALWRGQKVPAVLLSGHHEEIQRWRKKQALAVTSRKRPDLVPK; from the coding sequence ATGAAAGCAAAGCAACACCGCCGGCTTGATATTTTGACACTTTTCCCGTCGATGTTTGACGGGCCGCTGACGGAAAGCCTGATGGGACGTGCGCGCGCCAATGGCCTGATCGATTTGAGGATCCATGACCTGCGGGTTTTTTCGACGGACCCGCGCCATTTCAAAGTGGATGATCGGCCTTACGGTGGCGGCGCTGGAATGGTTCTTCAAGCGGAACCTATTTATCGGGCGCTGAAACGTGTTCGAGCTTCCGCCGGCAGAGGCCGCAAGCGTCCAAAGCCCTACGTCGTTTATCTGTCGCCGCAAGGGCGGGTGCTCAACCAGAAAGTGGCGCACGCCTTGAGCCGCCGGTCGTGGATCGTGCTCTTGTGCGGGCATTACGAAGGGGTTGATGAGCGGATCCTGCGCTGGGTTGACGAAGAGATTTCCATCGGCGACTATGTTTTGACCGGCGGCGAGTTGCCCGCCATGGTGCTGGCCGATACCGTTCTCCGGCTTGTTCCCGGGGTAGTCAAAGAACGCGAGTCTATCCAGAAGGATTCTTTTCAGGATGGGTTGTTGGATTACCCGCACTTTACACGACCGGCTCTTTGGAGAGGTCAGAAAGTCCCGGCGGTGTTGCTCTCCGGCCATCATGAGGAGATCCAACGGTGGCGAAAGAAGCAGGCGTTAGCGGTCACGTCGCGCAAGCGGCCCGATTTAGTACCTAAATAA
- the rplS gene encoding 50S ribosomal protein L19: protein MKITTDMIEAEQINKSITPFRVGDQVRVLLRIIEGESERLQAFEGTVIRRRGHGLSSMFTVRKISFGIGVERTLPLHSPRIEKIEVMRSGHVRRAKLYFLRERSGRAARLDEKAERQDVAAAPGETAPAPK, encoded by the coding sequence ATGAAAATCACGACCGATATGATTGAAGCCGAACAGATCAATAAATCCATCACGCCCTTCCGTGTGGGCGACCAGGTTCGCGTGCTCCTGCGGATTATCGAGGGGGAGTCGGAACGTCTTCAGGCTTTTGAGGGAACGGTGATCCGCCGGCGCGGGCATGGCCTTTCCAGCATGTTTACCGTGCGCAAGATTTCCTTCGGCATCGGAGTGGAACGGACGCTGCCGCTGCATTCCCCGCGTATTGAAAAGATCGAAGTGATGCGCTCGGGACATGTCCGTCGAGCCAAACTGTACTTCCTGCGCGAGCGATCCGGCCGTGCGGCCCGATTGGACGAAAAAGCCGAACGCCAGGATGTCGCTGCGGCTCCGGGCGAGACGGCGCCCGCTCCGAAATAA
- a CDS encoding ribonuclease HII: protein MGKRRRSRRSVSWLLFKFDRPYLQRYGLIAGVDEAGRGPLAGPVVAAAVILPPNSRIPYLNDSKQLTAEKRLTLYQQIHQSAQAIGVGIVEHDEIDRLNIYHASFAAMRQALDRLTVRPRHVLVDGYRIPRGPESQTGVIGGDAKSACIAAASIIAKVTRDRLMKALDRHYPGYGFKQHKGYGTPAHLDSLRALGPCPIHRRTFAPVRRSLAGVSR from the coding sequence ATGGGCAAACGCCGGCGATCGCGGCGTTCCGTTTCGTGGCTTCTCTTTAAATTCGATCGACCCTACCTGCAGCGCTACGGTCTCATCGCTGGTGTGGATGAAGCCGGCCGGGGTCCTCTGGCCGGGCCTGTGGTGGCCGCCGCGGTGATTCTCCCTCCGAACAGCCGGATTCCCTATCTCAACGACAGCAAGCAACTCACCGCTGAAAAGCGTCTGACGTTATACCAGCAGATTCATCAATCCGCTCAAGCGATCGGTGTCGGCATTGTGGAGCATGACGAGATCGACCGGCTGAACATCTACCACGCCAGTTTTGCGGCCATGCGTCAAGCGCTCGATCGCCTGACCGTTCGGCCCCGCCATGTCCTTGTCGATGGCTACCGGATCCCGCGGGGTCCGGAGTCTCAAACCGGCGTCATCGGGGGGGATGCCAAAAGCGCCTGCATCGCGGCCGCGTCCATCATCGCTAAAGTGACGCGCGATCGCCTGATGAAAGCCCTGGACCGCCACTATCCGGGGTATGGATTTAAACAGCACAAAGGGTATGGAACGCCGGCCCATTTGGATTCTCTCAGGGCTTTGGGACCCTGCCCCATCCATCGGCGGACGTTCGCTCCGGTTCGCCGGAGTCTGGCGGGGGTTTCCCGATGA
- a CDS encoding YraN family protein, translated as MNPESSLGAQGESEAARYLEKNGLRVISRHFQTRWGEIDLICRDQDLLVFVEVKTRTLASHPSAAEAITPAKQKRFLNAALSYIKKHRLEGCALRFDVVLIEAGRVEWIPSAFEAPNYYTL; from the coding sequence ATGAACCCGGAGTCATCCCTCGGCGCGCAGGGGGAGTCGGAAGCGGCCCGCTATCTCGAAAAGAACGGATTGCGGGTCATCAGTCGACACTTCCAAACACGTTGGGGAGAAATCGATCTCATTTGCCGCGACCAGGACCTGCTGGTCTTTGTGGAAGTTAAAACGCGCACCCTGGCTTCCCATCCCTCGGCGGCGGAGGCTATTACCCCCGCCAAACAGAAGCGCTTCCTGAACGCGGCGCTTTCCTATATAAAGAAGCACCGCCTGGAAGGTTGCGCCCTGCGTTTTGATGTGGTCCTCATCGAAGCCGGTCGCGTCGAATGGATCCCCTCCGCCTTCGAAGCCCCCAACTACTACACTCTCTAA